The DNA window TCGAAATGCGTATTGTCGGGCACGATCCGCAGCGACGGCAACAGGCCGAGGCAGCTGACCACGGTCAGCACGGCAATGAGGATGCCCAGCCCTATGAGAACCAAATGTGTCACAGCCGGCTCCGCATTCTCCGCGCGAACATGATCCAGCTACATTGGATCATGTTCGGCACTCTATTTTCCTTTGGGGGCATGATCTTCTCCGAAAACCGGTGGCCACGTTTCGGGATCTTGCCCTAGATCGGCACGCTGTGCGGCCGCTTCCACCGCACCCAAGTCGCCACGATCAGGCGAGTAAGGGTAAAGGCGGTAAAAACCGTCGTGATGATGCCGATGCCGAGCGTCACGGCGAAGCCGCGCACCGGGCCGGTGCCGATATAGAACAGCACGGCGGCGGCGATGAAGGTAGTGATGTTGGAATCCAGGATCGTCGACAGCGCCCGCTTGAAACCGGCATCGATAGCGGAAATCGCGTTGCGTCCACCGCGCAACTCCTCGCGGATACGCTCGTAGATCAGCACGTTGGAGTCGACCGCGATACCGACCGTCAGCACGATGCCGGCGATGCCGGGCAGCGTGAGTGTCGCGTTCAACAGCGACAGCACGCCGAAGATCATCGCGACGTTGATGGCGACCGCGATGTTGGCGAACACCCCGAACAGCCGGTAGGTCAGGAGCATGAACACGATGACCATGATCGAACCGACATAGGCCGCGAGTTCGCCTTTCTCGATCGAATCCTGGCCGAGCCCCGGTCCGACGGTGCGCTCCTCGATGATCGTCAGCGGCGCAGGCAGCGCGCCGGCGCGCAGCAGGATCGCCAGATCATTGGCCGCCTGCACCGTAAAGCTGCCGGAAATCTGGCCGGACCCGCCAGTGATCGGCTCGCGGATCACGGGCGCCGAAATCACCTCGTTGTCGAGCACGATCGCGAAGGGCTGGCCGACATTCTCCGAAGTTGCCTGCGCGAACTTGCGCGAGCCGGAGCTATTGAAGCGGAAACTGACGATCGGTTCACCCGTGCGCTGGTCGAAGCCCGGCTGTGCGTCGGTCAAATCGGCGCCGGAGACCAGGACCTGCTTCTTGACCACATAAGGCACCTTCGGCGACGTCGAACTCATCAGCACTTCGGAGTCCGGGGGCACCCTGCCCTGCAGCGCCTGGTCTGGCGACACTGTGGTGTCG is part of the Bradyrhizobium erythrophlei genome and encodes:
- the secD gene encoding protein translocase subunit SecD, producing the protein MLYFTRWKALAIVLGALLVCLCAVPNFFPESTVKGWPAWAQRRLVLGLDLQGGSYLLLEVDSNYVKKEKLDQVRDDVRRVLREAKIGYTGLAARPDSVEVHVKDTDLQNALAKLRDLSQPLGGLLGSNGQRSLEVSDAGGGLIRLSVPQAAINDRIRQTIEQSIQIVERRVNELGTVEPLIQRQGTDRILVQVPGLQDPTQLKAILGKTAKMEFRMVDTTVSPDQALQGRVPPDSEVLMSSTSPKVPYVVKKQVLVSGADLTDAQPGFDQRTGEPIVSFRFNSSGSRKFAQATSENVGQPFAIVLDNEVISAPVIREPITGGSGQISGSFTVQAANDLAILLRAGALPAPLTIIEERTVGPGLGQDSIEKGELAAYVGSIMVIVFMLLTYRLFGVFANIAVAINVAMIFGVLSLLNATLTLPGIAGIVLTVGIAVDSNVLIYERIREELRGGRNAISAIDAGFKRALSTILDSNITTFIAAAVLFYIGTGPVRGFAVTLGIGIITTVFTAFTLTRLIVATWVRWKRPHSVPI